The genomic interval TCCGGTGTGCCCCAGTCGGTTCGCTGGCCTGCCACGTAGGCGGCTGGGTCGGCGGCGGGTAGCGGGCGTGGGGTGAAGCGGGCACCGGTGGGCTGGGGGTTGTGGATGCGGTCGACGCGGAAAACGCGCCAGGCGGCGCGGTGCAGGTCGTGGCCGACGAGGTACCAGCGGCGGCGGGAGCTGACTACGCCCACGGGTTCGATGTGTCGGCGGGAGTCGGTGCCGCCGGTGTAGGTGAACCGCACGCACTCCCGGTTGGTGACGGCCGCGGCCAGAACCGTCAGAATTTCCGGATCGACGGTGGGGCCGTCGCTGGTGGGAAGGGCCACCGCGGTGCCGAGGACTTTGACGCGGCGGCGCAGTTTCGCGGGCAGGACCTGGTCGAGTTTGGTTAGGGCGCGGACCGCGGCTTCTTCGATGCCGGTGACGGCGGAGGCGGCGGCGGTGCGAAGGCCGATGGCGATGGCGACGGCTTCTTCGTCGTCGAGCAGCAGGGGCGGCATGGCTTTACCGGCGACGAGCCGGTAGCCGCCGGTGGCGCCGAGGGTGGCTTCGACGGGGTAGCCCAGGTCGCGGAGGCGGTCGATGTCGCGGCGGACGGTGCGGTCGGTGACGCCGAGTCGTTGGGCGAGTTCGCTTCCCGGCCATTCGCGCGGTGTTTGCAGCAGCGAGAGCAGGCGGAGCAGGCGGCCTGGAGTGTCGGTGGTCATGGTTTCCAGAATCCTAACTATCTAGGACCGGAATGGTCCTACATAGTTTCTAGGTTGAGGACATGACTTCGATCCGACCTTTCCGCATTGATATCCCGCAGACCGATCTCGATGACCTGCACGAGCGCCTGGCCCGAACCCGCTGGGCGGCACAACTGCCCGGTGATCCCTCGGATCGTGGCGTGCCGGTCGAGTACCTGAAGGAGTTGGCCGAGTACTGGCGAACCGAATTCGATTGGCGGGCACACGAAGCGGCGTTGAACGAGTTGCCGCAGTTCATGACCGAGATCGACGGGTTGGACGTGCATTTCGTGCATGTGCGGTCACCGGAGCCGGACGCGCTGCCGTTGATCCTCACCCACGGATGGCCGAACACCTTCGTCGAGTTCACGAAAACCGTTGGGCTGCTGGCGGACCCGCGTGCGCACGGTCTGGACCCGGCCCAGGCTTTCCATGTCGTGATTCCCTCGGTACCGGGATTCGCGTTCTCCGAAGGCCCGCGGGAGGAGGGCATGACAATCGCGCGAGTGGCACGGATGTGGGTCGAGCTGATGTCCCGGCTCGGTTACGAGCGCTATGGGACGCAGGGCGGGGACCTGGGCGCGTATGTGGCGCCGGAAATGGCGATCGCGGCGCCGGAGCGGGTGGTGGGTGTGCATCTCGACGGCGGGATCGGCATGCCCACGGAGGCCGATGTGCCGACCATGTCGCCCGCGGAGCGCGCGGAGTGGGAGCTGATGCAGCAGTGGATGACCGGCGGCGTCAACCACCACGAGGTGCTGCGCGTCGCGCCGCAGACCTTCGCGCACGCGTGGACCGATTCGCCGATCGGTCTCCTGGCGTGGCTGACGCAGAAATTCGATGAGTTCACGCCGCTGGCGGACAAGGCCGAGGACGTGCTGGATCGCGATCATCTGCTGACGAATGCCAGCCTGTACTGGTTCACCAATACCGCGGCTTCCTCGTCCTGGCCGATGTACGAGGGTCTGGGCAAGGACGGCGGATTCACCTGGCCGACCGGTCAGAAGCTGGTACCGACCGGCTCCTACGGCGGTGGTTCAGCGCTGATGCGCCGACTCGCCGAGCAGGACAACGTCATCGCGCACTGGCCGGAGGGCAATACCGGGAACCACTTCGTGGCCATGGAGGTTCCGGAGATGCACGCCGCCGACATCCGCGCGTTCTTCGCGAAATTGTAGAGCGGCGCGCAGCTTCTGGTCGCGGGCCTAGCTGCTCGGCTTGCGCAGGTCGTCGTTGATCGAGGCGGGGGCCTGCGGGGCCGGGAGGACATCGCCGGACCCGGTGTTCGGGGCGGGCTCCGCGGGTGCGGCGGGCGCCGGGGGCGGCGGCACATCCGGTACGGCGAACAGCCCGACGGTGGGGGTCATGACGCAGTTCGCGAACGGGTAGTTGATGACGCCCCACATGGACGCGAGCACGGTGCCGGGCCCGGAATTCACCGTCTTGGTGAGCGAGGGCAGGCCGGTCTCGGTGCGGTCGTCGAGAATGTCGATGCCGCTGGCGCCATTGTTGACATTGACCCAGGCGACGACCAGGCCGGAGTTCAGGGGGACCCCGGTGTGCGCGGGGGAGGCGCTGAACCGCAGCGATCCCGGGCTGGGGTTGGGGGCGTCCGGGAGCCTGGGCCCCTCGGCGTTGGCGGCGGCGATGATGGTGGTGATCGGGCCGTTGCTGCCGCAGCCGAAGGTGGGCGCGGCGTAGGCGAACGGGGTCCAGCCGGGCGTGATGCTGCGCAGCTCGGCGACGTCGACGAGTTTCGTGTATTGCGAGAGGGCGCCGACACCGGCCTGGGCCGGGAGATCCGCGCCGACCTGCTCGGTGAGGCGGGTGAGCGCGCCCTCGATGTCAGGGGTGTTCGGGTCGGCCGAGGCCGGACCTGCCATGGTCAGAACCGCGCCGATGCCGAGAGATGTCACTGCCGCCGTCGCCCGCGCGATGGTTCTGCCGTTCACTCAAATTCTCCTCGAAATAAACCAGGGGGTCCCCATACCCCGTCGCCAGCAACGTACCAGTTCCCCGCCTCGCTCGCGCCCCTGCGTGTTGTCCCGATGTGATCCCCCTGACAGCGCACGATTACCAGAGGGTAAGTTCGGCTCGGACGTACGAGACATGGACGGAGTCCTGTATGAAAATATCCCTGTCCCCCGACGAGATCGCTTTCCGCGACGAACTGCGAAAGTTCTATCGGACCGAGATCCCCGCTGACATCCGCGACCGCGTCCGCTACGGGCGCGAATTGACCAAAGAGCACATCGTCACCGCGCACAAGATCCTCAACGACAATGGGCTCGCCGTGCCGAACTGGCCGGTGGAGTGGGGTGGCAAGGACTGGACCCCGATGCAGCGCCACATCTGGCAGGACGAGATGCAGCTGGCCTCGGTGCCCGAGCCGCTGACGTTCAACGCCCAGATGGTCGGCCCGGTGATCGCGCAGTTCGGTTCCCAGGAGATCAAAGAGCGTTTCCTGCCGCCCACCGCGGCGCTGGACATCTGGTGGTGCCAGGGCTTCTCCGAGCCCGACGCCGGATCCGACCTGGCCTCGCTGCGCACCACCGCGGTGCGCGACGGTGATTCCTACATCGTCAACGGCCAGAAGATCTGGACCACGCTGGGTCAGTACGCCGACTGGATCTTCTGCCTGGTGCGCACCGACCCGAGCGCACCGAAGAAGCAGGCCGGTATCTCCTTCCTGCTCTTCGACGTCAAGAGTCCCGGCGTCACCATGCGCCCGATCAAGCTGATCGACGGCGGCTACGAGGTCAACGAGGTCTTCTTCGAGAACGTCCGGGTGCCCGCCGATCAGCTGGTCGGCGAGGAGAACATGGGCTGGACCTACGCGAAGTTCCTGCTCGGCAACGAGCGCACCGGTATCACCGGTGTCGGCCGCACCAAGGTCAAGATCGGTGTCGCGAAAGAATACGCGCGCCAGACCAAGTCGGGCACGGGCACGCTGCTCGAGGATCCGTTGTTCGCGGCCCGCGTCGCCGAGCTGGAGAACGAGCTGCTGGCCCTGGAACTCACCCAGCTGCGGGTGGTGTCCGATTCTGAAGAGGGCAAGCCGAATCCGGCCTCCTCGGTGCTGAAACTGCGCGGCTCCGAATTGCAGCAGGCCGCAACGGAACTGCTGCTCGACATCGCCGGACCGGACGCGCTGCCGGTGGATGCCGAGGGCACCGCCTCCCCGGAGTGGGCCCAGCACAGCGGCCCCACCTACCTGAACTACCGCAAGACGACCATCTACGGAGGTTCGAGCGAAGTGCAGCGCTCCATCATCGCCTCCACGATCCTGGGATTGTGAGGCGACACCATGGATTTCGAACTCACCGACGAACAGGTCATGCTCCGGGACACCGTGCGTGACGTGCTGGCCCGCAACTACGACCCGGAGTCCCGGCTCAAGGTCACCGATACCGAACTGGGCTGGAGCCGCGAGGTCTGGCGTCAGCTCGCCGAATTGGGCGTACTGGGCCTGAGTTTCAGCGAAGAAGACGGCGGCATGGGCGCCGGACCGGTGGAGACCATGGTGGTGCTGGAGGAGTTCGGCCGCCGGCTGGCGCCCGAACCGCTGCTGGACGCCGTCCTGGTGCCCGGTGCGCTGGTGGCCGCGGTCGCCGGCGCCGACCAGCGGCAGCGAATCCTGACCGAGGTCGCCGCGGGTACCAAGCTGCTCGCCTTCGCGCACAGCGAGCCGGGCACCCGGTGGCCCGCCATCGAGCTGTCCACCACTGCTGTGGCGCAGGGCGATTCCTACGCCGTGACCGGCATCAAGAACCCGGTCGGGCACGGTGACTGCGCGGACGAGCTGGTGGTCAGCGCGACGCTACCGGACGGTGGTGTCGGACTGTTCCTGGTCGCCGCCGACGCCAGCGGCGTCAGCCGCAAGCCGTACCGCACGGTGGACGGGCAGCGTGGCGCGCAGCTCGAATTCGACTCCGCCCCGGCCGAATTGCTCGGCGCGGCGGGCGAGGCGATCCAGACGGTGATCGTGCACGCCCAGGCGCTGCTCTGTGCCGAATCCATCGGCGCGATGGAAGAGGCGCTGCGTCTGACCACCGATTACCTCAAGGCGCGCAAGCAGTTCGGCGTCACGCTGTCGAAGTTCCAGACCCTGACCCAGCGCGCCGCCAACATGTATGTCTCGCTGGAACTGGCGCGCAGCATGAGCCTGTACGCCAACGCGGCGCTGGCCGACGGCACGGCCGACCCGGTGATCGCCTCGCGAGCGCGGTTGCAGGTCAGCCGTTCCGCCCGGCACGTCGGGCAGGAAGCCATCCAGATGCACGGCGGTATCGGTGTCACCGCGGAATATCCGGTGAGCCACTACGTTGCGCGGCTCACCGCGATCGAGCGGACCCTCGGTAGCGCGCTCGAGCATCTGCAGGTGCTCAGCGCCGGGGTCGACGGGTACGACCAGCCGGAACTGTAGGTCGCGAAAGAGAAAGCCGCCTTGCGTTGGCAAGGCGGCTTTTTCGTGCGGTCCGGACGGTGGCGCCGTGTGGTCTATTCGGTCGGCTCCGCAGGGACCGACGTCTGCGCGGGGGTTGAGGTCTGCGGCGGGGCCGAGGTCTGCGCGGGACCCGAAGTTTCGGCAGGGGCCGGAGAGTCGATGGCCGCCGGGCCCTGCATGGGACTTTCGATCGGTGTGACGACTTCCACGGGTGCGGTTTCCGTGGGCGGGGAAGTCTCCTCGGCCGGCGGGGCGGCCGCGGTCGTGGTGGGCGCCGGTGGCCGCCGGGTGGTGGTGGGTTCCTCGGGTTCGGTGGGCCGGGGGCGCGTCCGCGTGGTGGTCGGTTCCTCGGGCTCGGTGCTGCGCGGGGTGGTCGGCCGGGTGGCGCGCGGACGCGTGGAAGTCTCGGTTTCCTCCGGGATGTCGAGTTCGGTGTCCGGCGGTGTGGTCATCGGTGTGTATCCCGCGGGACGGCGCGGTGGACCGGCCGGCGCCACCTGCCAGGTGGGGGACGGTGGGATGACGACTTTCTGTGCCGACACCGTGGTGCCGTTCTGGACGGCCATCGCGGCCGACGGTCCGGATTTCAACGGTGGGGGCGGGACGTAGGTGTCCTGCTTGCCGATTCCGCAGGCGCCGATGAGGACCAGCCCGACGGAAACCGCCCCCGCTGCGATCGCCGGACCGGCGATCTTGGCCCTGTTGCTCACCATCGGGACACTCCTGCTGTGTATTCGCGTGGGGCTCACCTTAATCGAGGCCGGGCACGGCGGCTACTGCGGCACGAGCGTTTCACGACCGCACATACCGCTTTGAAATACTCGTAATTCACATATCGAAATGATGACTATTGCGTGTCGTGATCACGTGTCGTACTCGAAGCTACCGGTGGGGTCGTAGCGTGTGTGAGCAAAGTTACGTGTGCGACGCCTGTACCCAGATGAGAGATCCGCCGAGGGCTCGAGAACCCTATTGCGACAACTACTCTGATCGAAGTCGGGTTAGAGGGAGTGGATGATGGGAGCTTACTCGACAACTCCGCTGCGAGCCGAGTCCGAAGCCGCCGATCCGGCAGCTACCGCACCATCGCAGCCCACGGGGTCGAAACCGCCACGCAGCCTGTCCACGATCCTCTCGCGGACCTTCGCCTGGCTGTTCTTCATCGGCGGCGTCGTCGGAGCCGCGCTCGGCATCGCCGGGCTACATGTCGAAATCGCCGTCGCCGGTTTGATACTGGCCTGCACCGCCGGCTTGGTGCTACTGAAGTTGCGTCACGACCGTGGAGTCCGGGCCGAAACCGACTGAGCTACGAACGAACCCGGAGTTGGTTGCCGAAGGCGCTGCCGCCGTGCAGGATTGGCAGATGGCTGGACGTGATCGTAGGCAGACGGCGATCACCAGTGATGTCACCGAATTCCTGGCTCGCGCCGAGC from Nocardia goodfellowii carries:
- a CDS encoding acyl-CoA dehydrogenase family protein translates to MKISLSPDEIAFRDELRKFYRTEIPADIRDRVRYGRELTKEHIVTAHKILNDNGLAVPNWPVEWGGKDWTPMQRHIWQDEMQLASVPEPLTFNAQMVGPVIAQFGSQEIKERFLPPTAALDIWWCQGFSEPDAGSDLASLRTTAVRDGDSYIVNGQKIWTTLGQYADWIFCLVRTDPSAPKKQAGISFLLFDVKSPGVTMRPIKLIDGGYEVNEVFFENVRVPADQLVGEENMGWTYAKFLLGNERTGITGVGRTKVKIGVAKEYARQTKSGTGTLLEDPLFAARVAELENELLALELTQLRVVSDSEEGKPNPASSVLKLRGSELQQAATELLLDIAGPDALPVDAEGTASPEWAQHSGPTYLNYRKTTIYGGSSEVQRSIIASTILGL
- a CDS encoding helix-turn-helix transcriptional regulator is translated as MTTDTPGRLLRLLSLLQTPREWPGSELAQRLGVTDRTVRRDIDRLRDLGYPVEATLGATGGYRLVAGKAMPPLLLDDEEAVAIAIGLRTAAASAVTGIEEAAVRALTKLDQVLPAKLRRRVKVLGTAVALPTSDGPTVDPEILTVLAAAVTNRECVRFTYTGGTDSRRHIEPVGVVSSRRRWYLVGHDLHRAAWRVFRVDRIHNPQPTGARFTPRPLPAADPAAYVAGQRTDWGTPEFHARITIHAPADRISGRLGDSPADITPLTPHSCCLDATRDDSPEWLAHRLITLGVDFEVHQPPELIEHLRTIATRIGNATSGH
- a CDS encoding epoxide hydrolase family protein; translated protein: MTSIRPFRIDIPQTDLDDLHERLARTRWAAQLPGDPSDRGVPVEYLKELAEYWRTEFDWRAHEAALNELPQFMTEIDGLDVHFVHVRSPEPDALPLILTHGWPNTFVEFTKTVGLLADPRAHGLDPAQAFHVVIPSVPGFAFSEGPREEGMTIARVARMWVELMSRLGYERYGTQGGDLGAYVAPEMAIAAPERVVGVHLDGGIGMPTEADVPTMSPAERAEWELMQQWMTGGVNHHEVLRVAPQTFAHAWTDSPIGLLAWLTQKFDEFTPLADKAEDVLDRDHLLTNASLYWFTNTAASSSWPMYEGLGKDGGFTWPTGQKLVPTGSYGGGSALMRRLAEQDNVIAHWPEGNTGNHFVAMEVPEMHAADIRAFFAKL
- a CDS encoding acyl-CoA dehydrogenase family protein; the encoded protein is MDFELTDEQVMLRDTVRDVLARNYDPESRLKVTDTELGWSREVWRQLAELGVLGLSFSEEDGGMGAGPVETMVVLEEFGRRLAPEPLLDAVLVPGALVAAVAGADQRQRILTEVAAGTKLLAFAHSEPGTRWPAIELSTTAVAQGDSYAVTGIKNPVGHGDCADELVVSATLPDGGVGLFLVAADASGVSRKPYRTVDGQRGAQLEFDSAPAELLGAAGEAIQTVIVHAQALLCAESIGAMEEALRLTTDYLKARKQFGVTLSKFQTLTQRAANMYVSLELARSMSLYANAALADGTADPVIASRARLQVSRSARHVGQEAIQMHGGIGVTAEYPVSHYVARLTAIERTLGSALEHLQVLSAGVDGYDQPEL